One genomic segment of Cottoperca gobio chromosome 21, fCotGob3.1, whole genome shotgun sequence includes these proteins:
- the sf3b1 gene encoding splicing factor 3B subunit 1 isoform X2 codes for MLEQNLSKEEREIRQQLVEKAKAGELKVVNGSAASQAAAKRKRRWDQTADQTPTNTTPKKVSSWDQADSSAETPGHTPGHTPAHTPSNSRWDETPGRPKGSDTPGATPSTRMWDPTPSHTPAGAATPGRDTPGHATPGHGGATGSVRKNRWDETPKTERETPGHGNGWAETPRTDRGDESVGETPTPGASKRKSRWDETPASQMGSTPLLTPGKTPIGTPAMNMATPTPGHLMSMTPEQLQAWRWEREIDERNRPLTDDELDAMFPEGYKVLPPPAGYVPIRTPARKLSATPTPIGGMTGFHMQVEDRTTKQMNDQPSGNLPFLKPDDIQYFDKLLVEVDESTLSPEEQKERKIMKLLLKIKNGTPPMRKAALRQITDKAREFGAGPLFNQILPLLMSPTLEDQERHLLVKVIDRILYKLDDLVRPYVHKILVVIEPLLIDEDYYARVEGREIISNLAKAAGLATMISTMRPDIDNMDEYVRNTTARAFAVVASALGIPSLLPFLKAVCKSKKSWQARHTGIKIVQQIAILMGCAILPHLRSLVEIIEHGLVDEQQKVRTISALAIAALAEAATPYGIESFDSVLKPLWKGIRQHRGKGLAAFLKAIGYLIPLMDAEYANYYTREVMLILIREFQSPDEEMKKIVLKVVKQCCGTDGVEANYIKTEILPPFFKHFWQHRMALDRRNYRQLVDTTVELANKVGAAEIISRIVDDLKDEAEQYRKMVMETIEKIMGNLGAADIDHKLEEQLIDGILYAFQEQTTEDSVMLNGFGTVVNALGKRVKPYLPQICGTVLWRLNNKSAKVRQQAADLISRTAVVMKTCQEEKLMGHLGVVLYEYLGEEYPEVLGSILGALKAIVNVIGMHKMTPPIKDLLPRLTPILKNRHEKVQENCIDLVGRIADRGAEYVSAREWMRICFELLELLKAHKKAIRRATVNTFGYIAKAIGPHDVLATLLNNLKVQERQNRVCTTVAIAIVAETCSPFTVLPALMNEYRVPELNVQNGVLKSLSFLFEYIGEMGKDYIYAVTPLLEDALMDRDLVHRQTASAVVQHMSLGVYGFGCEDSLNHLLNYVWPNVFETSPHVIQAVMGALEGLRVAIGPCRMLQYCLQGLFHPARKVRDVYWKIYNSIYIGSQDALIAHYPQVYNDDKNMYVRYELDYAL; via the exons ACTCCGGGACACACCCCAGGACAcacccctgcacacacaccttcaaaCAGCCGATGGGATGAAACCCCTGGTCGCCCTAAAGGCAGTGACACCCCAGGGGCCACTCCCAGTACCCGCATGTGGGACCCCACTCCCAGTCACACACCCGCTGGCGCCGCCACACCTGGCAGGGACACGCCTGGCCACGCCACACCTGGCCATGGTGGAGCAACAGGAAGCGTACGCAAGAACCGCTGGGACGAAACCCCAAAGACAGAAAGGGAGACCCCTGGACACGGGAACGGCTGGGCTGAAACGCCACGCACAGACAGAGGAGACGAGTCGGTGGGCGAGACTCCAACCCCCGGGGCCAGTAAGAGGAAGTCTCGGTGGGATGAAACCCCTGCCAGTCAGATGGGATCAACGCCTCTTCTTACCCCGGGAAAAACTCCCATCGGAACGCCAGCTATGAACATGGCGACCCCAACACCAG GTCACCTGATGAGCATGACTCCAGAGCAGCTGCAGGCGTGGAGGTGGGAGAGGGAGATTGATGAGAGGAACCGGCCTCTCACAGACGATGAGCTGGATGCCATGTTCCCAGAAGGCTACAAG GTCTTGCCTCCACCGGCAGGCTACGTGCCAATCCGCACTCCGGCCCGTAAACTGTCGGCCACGCCAACTCCCATTGGAGGCATGACGGGCTTCCACATGCAGGTGGAGGATCGCACCACAAAACAGATGAATGACCAGCCCTCAGGAAACCTCCCCTTCCTCAAGCCTGATGACATCCAGTATTTTGACAAACTGCTG GTGGAGGTGGACGAGTCCACGCTGAGCCCCgaggagcagaaagagaggaagatcatgaagctgctgctgaagatTAAAAATGGAACACCGCCCATGAGGAAG GCCGCTCTCCGTCAGATCACAGATAAAGCTCGTGAGTTTGGAGCAGGCCCCCTGTTCAATCAGATCCTGCCACTCCTCATGTCGCCCACCCTGGAGGACCAGGAGCGCCACCTGCTGGTTAAAGTCATCGACCGCATCCTCTACAAACTGGACGACCTGGTTCGACCCTACGTACACAAG atcCTGGTGGTGATTGAGCCCCTGCTGATTGATGAGGATTACTACGCCAGAGTGGAAGGCAGAGAAATCATCTCCAACTTGGCAAAG GCTGCCGGTCTGGCTACGATGATCTCCACAATGCGACCTGATATCGACAACATGGACGAGTACGTCAGAAACACCACAGCCCGAGCCTTCGCCGTGGTGGCCTCTGCTCTTGGCATCCCCTCCCTCTTGCCGTTTCTCAAAGCTGTGTGTAAAAGCAAGAAGTCCTGGCAGGCCCGACACACAGGAATCAAGATCGTGCAGCAGATCGCCATCCTCATGGGCTGCGCCATTCTGCCCCACCTTCGCAGCTTGGTGGAGATCATCGAACACG GTCTGGTGGACGAGCAGCAGAAGGTGAGGACCATCAGTGCTCTGGCTATAGCTGCACTCGCTGAAGCAGCTACACCCTACGGTATCGAGTCCTTTGACTCGGTCCTCAAGCCGCTCTGGAAGGGTATCAGACAGCACAGAGGAAAG GGTCTGGCTGCTTTCCTCAAAGCTATCGGTTATCTCATCCCCCTGATGGACGCAGAGTATGCAAACTACTACACCAGAGAGGTGATGCTGATCCTCATCAGAGAGTTCCAGTCCCCTGacgaggagatgaagaagatagTGCTCAAG GTGGTGAAGCAGTGTTGTGGCACTGATGGTGTGGAAGCCAACTACATTAAGACGGAGATCCTGCCTCCCTTCTTCAAACACTTCTGGCAGCACAGGATGGCTCTGGACAGACGCAACTACAGACAG TTGGTGGACACCACGGTGGAGCTGGCCAACAAAGTGGGAGCCGCAGAGATCATTTCTCGCATCGTCGATGACCTGAAGGATGAGGCGGAGCAGTACAGGAAGATGGTGATGGAGACCATCGAGAAAATCATGGGCAACCTGGGAGCTGCGGACATCGATCACAAGCTGGAGGAGCAGTTGATCGACGGGATCCTGTACGCCTTCCAGGAACAGACGACCGAG GACTCTGTGATGCTTAATGGTTTCGGCACCGTGGTCAACGCCCTCGGGAAGCGCGTGAAGCCCTACCTGCCTCAGATCTGCGGTACGGTGCTGTGGCGTCTCAACAACAAGTCGGCCAAAGTCCGTCAGCAGGCCGCGGACCTGATCTCCCGCACAGCCGTGGTCATGAAGACCTGCCAGGAG GAAAAGCTGATGGGTCACTTGGGGGTGGTGCTGTACGAGTACCTGGGAGAGGAGTATCCTGAGGTGTTGGGAAGCATCCTGGGAGCGCTGAAGGCCATCGTGAACGTCATCG GAATGCACAAGATGACTCCACCAATCAAAGACCTGCTTCCTCGTTTGACTCCCATCCTGAAGAACAGACACGAGAAGGTGCAGGAGAACTGCATCGACCTGGTGGGCAGGATCGCTGACAG gggtGCGGAGTACGTGTCGGCCAGGGAGTGGATGAGGATTTGTTTTgaactgctggagctgctgaaggCTCACAAAAAGGCCATCCGCCGGGCGACAGTCAACACGTTCGGTTACATCGCCAAAGCCATCGG CCCCCACGATGTCTTGGCCACTCTGCTCAATAACCTGAAGGTCCAGGAGCGTCAGAACAGAGTCTGCACGACCGTGGCCATCGCCATCGTCGCAGAAACCTGTTCACCGTTCACGGTGCTGCCGGCGCTCATGAACGAATACCGCGTGCCTGAGCTCAACGTGCAGAACGGCGTGCTCAAGTCCCTCTCCTTCCTGTTCGAGTACATCGGAGAGATGGGCAAAGACTACATCTACGCCGTCACACCGCTGCTGGAGGACGCACTCATGGACAG AGACCTGGTCCACAGACAGACGGCGAGCGCGGTGGTGCAGCACATGTCTCTGGGCGTCTACGGCTTCGGCTGTGAAGACTCCCTCAACCACTTGCTTAACTACGTGTGGCCCAACGTGTTTGAGACGTCGCCTCATGTGATCCAGGCTGTTATGGGGGCGCTGGAGGGGCTGAGGGTCGCCATCGGACCCTGCCGCATGCTGCAGTACTGCTTACAG GGTTTGTTCCATCCGGCCAGGAAGGTGCGAGACGTCTACTGGAAGATTTACAACTCCATCTACATCGGCTCGCAGGACGCCCTCATCGCTCACTACCCACAAGTCTACAACGACGACAAAAACATGTACGTCCGCTACGAGCTGGACTACGCCTTGTAA